In one Silene latifolia isolate original U9 population chromosome 10, ASM4854445v1, whole genome shotgun sequence genomic region, the following are encoded:
- the LOC141604873 gene encoding auxin response factor 17-like, protein MEREYIPPPPPPPNAAAEANGVDERIWKACAGSLVQPPVVNSRVYYFPQGHVEQPTPSIPLSSFSPAVTSKPFIHCRVEHVSLLADVNTDEVFAKIRLQPLNILPEHSRNFGEHEFEGSENNRVVLGVGGGGGDENDVVSFAKVLTPSDANNGGGFSVPRFCADSIFPPLDFDADPPVQTLRITDIHGNSWEFRHIYRGTPRRHLLTTGWSKFVNSKKLVAGDTVVFTRKNASGELFVGVRRAVRPKAVMPVAEGVYGNLEPPPGYVKKNKGREKVIEVVVEAAERAARGVGFEVVYYPKPGVAEFVVAAERVERSLGVYWTEGVRVKMATETEDSSRLQWFQGTVVAVSVRDSGLFRGSTWHMLEVKWDEHEILKNMNRVSPWQVEFIPPTPPIHTTFPPTKKLKYSTNSGLYDGEEEFPLPSVGFSSMMSQLGPSFLNHNSFPAGMQGARQSNFFISNLPNISNTNGTHQLHRDIHVDSVSERANGGPIDLNAGKTPSEDTPSPDSQNSVQFFCTAGSKQKSPGLTKEVGITSFQLFGKTIHMEKPLNSIDEISTTEYDDCGAKGAATTMDHPMANSYKKLHDKIGTQCESPPLGGFVNG, encoded by the exons atggaGAGAGAATACATCCCGCCACCGCCTCCGCCGCCGAACGCGGCGGCGGAGGCCAACGGCGTCGACGAGAGAATCTGGAAAGCGTGTGCAGGGAGCTTAGTTCAACCACCAGTAGTTAACTCTAGGGTTTACTATTTCCCTCAAGGACACGTGGAGCAACCTACGCCGTCGATTCCACTCTCCTCGTTCTCACCTGCCGTCACATCGAAGCCGTTCATTCATTGCCGTGTCGAACACGTTTCCTTGCTCGCTGACGTGAACACCGACGAAGTTTTCGCGAAGATCCGTCTTCAACCTCTCAATATCCTTCCAGAACATTCTAGAAACTTCGGTGAACATGAATTCGAAGGTTCGGAGAATAACAGAGTAGTATTAGGAGTTGGAGGTGGAGGAGGTGATGAAAACGACGTCGTTTCGTTTGCGAAGGTGTTGACGCCGTCAGATGCGAATAACGGAGGAGGATTTTCAGTTCCGAGATTTTGCGCAGATTCGATTTTTCCGCCGTTAGATTTTGACGCGGATCCTCCGGTTCAAACGCTTCGGATCACGGATATTCACGGTAATTCTTGGGAGTTTCGACATATTTACCGCGGTACGCCACGTCGACATTTACTTACTACAGGATGGAGTAAATTCGTTAACAGTAAAAAACTCGTCGCCGGAGATACTGTCGTTTTTACGCGGAAAAATGCTTCCGGCGAGTTATTCGTCGGAGTACGACGAGCAGTGCGGCCGAAGGCGGTTATGCCGGTGGCGGAGGGAGTTTATGGTAATTTGGAGCCGCCACCGGGGTATGTGAAGAAGAATAAGGGGAGGGAGAAGGTGATTGAGGTGGTGGTTGAGGCGGCTGAGAGGGCAGCGCGTGGGGTAGGGTTTGAGGTGGTTTATTATCCGAAACCGGGTGTGGCGGAGTTTGTTGTGGCAGCGGAGAGGGTGGAGAGGTCGTTGGGAGTGTATTGGACTGAAGGGGTTAGGGTTAAGATGGCGACCGAGACGGAGGATTCTTCGAGGTTGCAGTGGTTTCAAGGGACGGTTGTGGCGGTTTCTGTTAGGGATAGTGGGTTGTTCCGTGGGTCTACTTGGCATATGCTTGAG GTGAAATGGGACGAACACGAAATTCTGAAAAACATGAACAGAGTGAGCCCTTGGCAGGTCGAGTTCATTCCTCCAACACCACCTATCCACACTACTTTTCCACCCACAAAAAAACTCAAGTACTCAACTAACTCAGGACTATATGATGGCGAGGAGGAGTTCCCCTTGCCGTCTGTTGGATTCAGTTCAATGATGAGCCAGTTGGGCCCATCCTTTTTAAATCACAATTCTTTTCCTGCGGGCATGCAGGGAGCCAGGCAAAGTAACTTTTTTATATCAAATTTACCTAATATTAGTAATACCAATGGTACACATCAGTTGCACCGTGATATTCACGTCGATAGTGTATCAGAGAGGGCAAATGGAGGACCCATTGATTTGAATGCTGGTAAAACTCCATCTGAAGACACACCTTCACCTGATAGCCAAAACAGTGTCCAGTTTTTCTGTACAGCGGGTTCCAAACAAAAGTCTCCTGGCTTGACCAAAGAAGTCGGTATCACTTCATTCCAGCTCTTTGGCAAGACCATTCATATGGAAAAACCTCTCAACAGTATAGATGAAATTAGTACTACTGAATATGATGATTGTGGAGCAAAAGGTGCAGCAACTACCATGGATCATCCAATGGCGAACTCATACAAGAAGTTACATGATAAGATTGGTACTCAGTGTGAGAGTCCACCTCTCGGAGGATTCGTGAATGGGTAA
- the LOC141604874 gene encoding uncharacterized protein LOC141604874 yields MAVFLSSSNPFFYASFQSIKQPLNTNKFTPISFNLPSKNYTFSSLSIPYSFSHNGYYHGSHDFKCFVSAQDDSINTMEEEKEDEQEVGEIEDTGEKKKWESVETLTRFYKEAILAGDFHTVAEIETAFYRLETENSELVDKISTMSEEITAGKERYIRLQADFDNFRKRSEKEKLSVRSDAQGEVIESLLPMVDNFERAKQQLKPETDREKQIDTSYQGIYKQFVEIMRSLRVSVVATVGKPFDPTFHEAIAREESEEFKEGIVSQEFRRGFILGDRLLRPAMVKVSSGIKKPNSTEQPTSSREQPATTFGVDE; encoded by the exons ATGGCTGTTTTTCTATCAAGTTCTAATCCCTTTTTCTATGCTTCATTTCAATCTATTAAACAACCATTAAATACCAACAAATTTACCCCTATTTCTTTCAATTTACCTTCaaagaattacactttttcttctctTTCAATTCCTTATTCATTTTCACATAATGGGTATTATCATGGAAGCCATGATTTCAAATGCTTTGTTTCTGCACAAGATGATTCTATTAACACT atggaagaagaaaaggaagatgagCAAGAAGTTGGGGAAATAGAAGACACAGGGGAAAAGAAAAAGTGGGAAAGTGTGGAAACCCTAACTAGATTCTATAAGGAGGCTATTTTAGCGGGGGATTTTCACACTGTTGCTGAAATAGAGACGGCTTTTTACCGATTAGAAACTGAGAATAGTGAGTTGGTTGACAAAATATCAACTATGTCAGAAGAGATCACTGCTGGAAAAGAGAGATATATTCGGCTACAGGCTGACTTTGATAATTTTAGAAAGAGATCGGAAAAAGAGAAGCTTTCAGTACGAAGTGATGCACAAGGAGAAGTTATTGAGAGTCTTCTTCCCATGGTCGATAATTTTGAGAGAGCAAAGCAGCAGCTGAAACCAGAAACAGATAGGGAAAAACAGATTGATACCAGTTATCAGGGTATATACAAGCAGTTTGTAGAAATCATGAGGAGTTTACGGGTGTCTGTCGTAGCTACAGTCGGAAAGCCTTTTGATCCAACA TTTCATGAGGCCATTGCAAGAGAGGAATCAGAAGAATTCAAAGAAGGCATTGTAAGCCAAGAATTCAGGCGCGGCTTCATTCTGGGTGATCGGCTGTTGAGACCGGCAATGGTAAAGGTGTCTTCTGGTATCAAGAAACCAAATTCCACAGAACAACCTACTTCATCCAGAGAACAACCCGCCACAACTTTTGGCGTAGATGAATGA